In the genome of Porphyrobacter sp. ULC335, one region contains:
- a CDS encoding DEAD/DEAH box helicase, with protein sequence MTTFADLGLSQPVLQALDLKGYNTPTPIQEQAIPAVLKGRDLLGIAQTGTGKTAAFMLPSIDRLREADKQIPFKSCRMLVLAPTRELAVQIADSAKDYGALAGLKVQCIVGGTSVGKDRNKLHRGTDILVATPGRLLDLIDQKALNLAGIEILVLDEADQMLDLGFIHALRKIRELAPKDRQTLFFSATMPKAIKELVSGFCNNPVQVSVTPESTTAERIDQYLFMVQQDEKLALLEMILKGRHTVPGTVERVLIFTRTKHGADRVVKKLEQAGIPANAIHGNKSQPQRQRALDEFRKARVPVLIATDVAARGIDIPGVSHVINYELPNVPEQYVHRIGRTARAGKSGIAIAFCAEDERAYLKDIRKVTGAELERLALPENFRAVVEGEGPEKPAARTPMKRVQARPIGQRKPQGDRRPDHGGGERRPQQGEQRRAEGDRRPQGDRKPQGERRPAEGQGGDRRAFGGGKPGGNGGNGGGQRHPGGGRPQGAGGNGGNGGGNRGRGRPGGGGGGRPRAASV encoded by the coding sequence ATGACAACTTTTGCTGACCTCGGGCTGTCGCAGCCCGTGCTGCAGGCCCTCGACCTCAAGGGCTACAATACGCCGACCCCGATCCAGGAACAGGCCATTCCCGCCGTCCTCAAGGGCCGTGACCTGCTCGGCATCGCGCAGACCGGCACCGGCAAGACCGCCGCGTTCATGCTCCCCAGCATCGACCGGCTGCGCGAAGCCGACAAGCAGATCCCGTTCAAGTCCTGCCGTATGCTGGTGCTGGCTCCGACCCGCGAACTTGCGGTGCAGATCGCCGACAGCGCCAAGGATTACGGCGCGCTGGCCGGGCTGAAGGTGCAATGCATCGTCGGCGGCACCAGCGTGGGCAAGGATCGCAACAAGCTGCATCGCGGCACCGATATCCTTGTGGCAACGCCGGGCCGTCTGCTCGATCTGATCGACCAGAAGGCGCTCAACCTTGCCGGCATCGAAATTCTGGTGCTCGACGAGGCTGACCAGATGCTCGACCTCGGCTTCATCCACGCGCTTCGCAAGATCCGCGAGCTGGCGCCCAAGGATCGCCAGACGCTGTTCTTTAGCGCCACCATGCCCAAGGCGATCAAGGAGCTGGTGAGCGGCTTCTGCAACAATCCGGTGCAGGTTTCGGTCACGCCGGAAAGCACCACGGCAGAACGCATCGACCAGTACCTCTTCATGGTGCAGCAGGACGAAAAGCTCGCCTTGCTCGAAATGATCCTCAAGGGCCGTCACACCGTGCCGGGCACGGTCGAACGCGTGCTGATCTTCACCCGTACCAAGCATGGCGCGGACCGCGTGGTGAAGAAGCTGGAGCAAGCGGGCATCCCCGCCAATGCAATCCACGGCAACAAGTCGCAGCCGCAGCGCCAGCGTGCGCTTGACGAGTTCCGCAAGGCCCGCGTGCCGGTGCTGATCGCGACCGATGTGGCCGCGCGCGGGATCGACATTCCGGGCGTCAGCCACGTGATCAATTACGAGCTGCCCAACGTGCCTGAGCAATATGTGCACCGCATCGGCCGCACCGCGCGTGCGGGCAAGAGCGGGATCGCGATTGCCTTCTGTGCCGAGGACGAACGCGCTTACCTCAAGGACATCCGCAAGGTGACCGGCGCCGAGCTTGAGCGTCTGGCGCTGCCGGAGAATTTCCGTGCAGTGGTCGAAGGCGAAGGTCCGGAAAAGCCTGCCGCGCGCACGCCGATGAAGCGGGTGCAAGCGCGCCCGATTGGTCAGCGCAAGCCGCAAGGCGACCGCCGTCCTGACCACGGCGGCGGTGAGCGTCGCCCGCAGCAGGGCGAGCAGCGCCGCGCGGAAGGCGATCGCCGTCCGCAGGGCGACCGCAAGCCGCAAGGCGAGCGTCGTCCGGCCGAAGGTCAAGGCGGTGATCGCCGTGCCTTTGGCGGCGGCAAGCCCGGCGGCAATGGCGGCAACGGCGGCGGTCAGCGCCATCCCGGCGGCGGTCGTCCGCAGGGTGCTGGCGGCAACGGCGGCAATGGCGGCGGAAACCGCGGTCGCGGTCGTCCCGGCGGCGGCGGCGGTGGTCGCCCGCGTGCAGCCAGCGTCTGA
- the gorA gene encoding glutathione-disulfide reductase, whose product MADEYDFDLFTIGAGSGGVRASRVAAAHGARVAVAEEYRVGGTCVIRGCVPKKMLVYGAHFAEDLEDAKHFGWTIEGKSFDWATLRDHVQNDVTRLEGLYGQTLGNHHVTIFNERATITGDHQITLASGKVITAKYILVATGARPHVPQFPGSEHVITSNEAFHLETLPRRILIAGGGYIANEFAGIFNEFGCKVTIANRSDTILRSYDSALRDRLLQISMVKGITFLFHAEFENIEKQADGTLLVKLTGQEPCEYDVVMVATGRVPNVEGLGLETVGVELGKKGEIVVDAFSRTNVDHIYAVGDVTDRVQLTPVAIREGQAFADSTFGPGEPYAVDHSCVPSAVFSHPPIAAVGMTEGEARNQLGNIKVFQSDFRPMKNVVAGRNERSLYKMIVDAANDRIVGIHMIGPEAPEIMQAAAIAVKAGLTKADFDATMAIHPTMAEELVLFK is encoded by the coding sequence ATGGCCGACGAATACGATTTTGACCTCTTCACCATCGGCGCTGGATCGGGCGGGGTGCGGGCCAGCCGCGTCGCCGCAGCCCACGGCGCGCGCGTGGCGGTGGCCGAGGAATACCGGGTTGGCGGCACGTGCGTGATCCGCGGCTGCGTGCCCAAGAAGATGCTCGTCTACGGCGCGCACTTCGCCGAGGATCTCGAGGATGCGAAGCATTTCGGCTGGACCATCGAGGGCAAGAGCTTCGACTGGGCGACCTTGCGCGATCACGTGCAGAATGATGTCACCCGTCTGGAAGGGCTCTACGGCCAGACGCTCGGCAACCACCATGTCACGATCTTCAACGAACGCGCGACCATCACCGGCGATCACCAGATCACGCTGGCGAGCGGCAAGGTCATCACCGCCAAATATATCCTCGTCGCCACGGGTGCGCGCCCGCACGTGCCGCAGTTTCCGGGCAGCGAGCATGTCATCACCTCGAACGAGGCGTTCCATCTCGAAACCCTGCCGCGCCGCATCCTGATTGCGGGCGGGGGCTATATCGCCAATGAATTCGCGGGCATCTTCAACGAATTCGGCTGCAAGGTGACGATTGCCAACCGCTCAGACACGATCCTGCGCAGTTACGATTCCGCGCTACGTGACAGGCTGCTCCAGATCTCGATGGTCAAGGGCATCACCTTCCTGTTCCACGCCGAGTTCGAGAATATCGAGAAGCAGGCCGATGGCACGCTGCTGGTCAAGCTGACCGGGCAGGAGCCTTGCGAATATGACGTGGTGATGGTCGCCACGGGCCGCGTGCCCAATGTCGAAGGGCTGGGACTGGAGACGGTCGGCGTGGAACTCGGCAAGAAGGGCGAGATTGTGGTCGACGCCTTCAGCCGCACCAATGTCGATCACATCTATGCCGTGGGCGATGTGACCGACCGTGTGCAGCTGACCCCGGTGGCGATCCGCGAAGGGCAGGCTTTCGCAGACAGCACCTTCGGCCCGGGCGAGCCTTATGCGGTCGATCACTCCTGCGTGCCGAGCGCCGTGTTCAGCCACCCGCCCATCGCCGCTGTCGGCATGACCGAGGGCGAGGCGCGCAACCAGCTTGGCAACATCAAGGTGTTCCAATCGGATTTCCGCCCGATGAAGAACGTGGTGGCGGGTCGCAACGAGCGCAGTCTTTACAAGATGATCGTCGATGCCGCGAATGACCGGATCGTCGGCATCCACATGATTGGCCCCGAAGCGCCCGAGATCATGCAGGCCGCCGCCATCGCGGTGAAGGCCGGGCTGACCAAGGCGGACTTCGACGCAACAATGGCAATCCACCCGACGATGGCCGAGGAACTGGTGCTCTTCAAATAA
- a CDS encoding NAD-dependent epimerase/dehydratase family protein — protein sequence MAGTVLVTGATGYIAGELIRQLLAKGWIVHGTVRNVAKSEGALRARLGNPAPKTFRLFAAELMSDAGWAEAVAGCTHVAHVASPIPAQAPKHEDDLIVPAREGTLRALRFAKAAGVTRFVQTSSTAAVIYGVDRGTYTFDESRWTDINHPDAYPYVKSKTLAERAAREWVAGEGDDMEFVSVNPGMVLGPVDSGDFSASVELVSQLLSGAMPMAPNLGFPIVDVRDIAALHVLALETPGLAGERFLGAGQFLTALEIAGVLRARLGDQARKAPTRPMPDWVVNILALFNAEVRGIKTEIGKIRHVDASHAKQRLGWTMRSVEDTIEDCGNSLIAHGVVKV from the coding sequence ATGGCAGGCACGGTTCTGGTAACGGGGGCGACCGGTTACATCGCCGGAGAGTTGATCCGGCAATTACTCGCCAAGGGCTGGATTGTCCACGGCACAGTGCGAAATGTCGCCAAGAGCGAGGGTGCATTGCGTGCCCGGCTCGGCAATCCGGCGCCGAAAACTTTCCGGCTCTTCGCCGCAGAACTCATGAGCGATGCGGGCTGGGCCGAGGCGGTGGCCGGCTGTACCCACGTCGCCCACGTCGCCTCGCCGATCCCAGCGCAGGCCCCCAAGCATGAGGACGATCTGATTGTCCCCGCGCGCGAAGGCACATTGCGAGCCTTGCGCTTTGCCAAGGCGGCCGGCGTCACGCGCTTCGTCCAGACCTCCTCGACCGCCGCAGTGATCTACGGCGTGGATCGCGGCACCTACACCTTCGACGAGAGCCGCTGGACCGACATCAACCACCCAGACGCCTATCCCTATGTGAAGTCCAAGACACTTGCCGAACGCGCCGCGCGCGAATGGGTGGCGGGGGAAGGGGACGATATGGAGTTCGTCTCGGTCAACCCCGGCATGGTGCTTGGCCCGGTGGACAGCGGAGATTTTTCCGCCTCGGTCGAGCTCGTTTCGCAATTGCTTTCTGGAGCCATGCCAATGGCGCCCAATCTCGGCTTTCCGATTGTCGACGTGCGCGACATTGCCGCGCTGCACGTGCTGGCGCTGGAGACGCCGGGGCTGGCAGGCGAGCGCTTCCTGGGTGCGGGCCAATTCCTCACCGCGCTCGAGATTGCAGGCGTTCTGCGCGCGCGGCTGGGCGATCAGGCACGCAAAGCGCCGACCCGGCCGATGCCCGACTGGGTGGTGAACATCCTCGCGCTGTTCAACGCCGAGGTGCGCGGGATCAAGACCGAGATCGGCAAGATCCGTCATGTCGATGCGAGCCATGCCAAGCAGCGGCTCGGCTGGACAATGCGGTCGGTGGAGGACACCATCGAAGATTGCGGCAACAGCCTGATCGCGCATGGAGTGGTGAAAGTCTGA
- a CDS encoding SDR family oxidoreductase, which translates to MKVNGKTVLLTGGSAGIGREIARQLKAKGASVILTGRDPSRLDTMRAEGFEAIAADLSNAAGVDALVAALGDRPIDILINNAGLGVPHDVRSEMPDPDAADGCLYANLSAPVRLISALLPRLRARPEAAIINVTSGLAIAPNTASSVYCASKAGLRSFTMALRAQLAGEPIHVIEALPPLVDTQMTAGRGKNKMPPEECARQIIAALENGHDEANVGMVKVLRAVYSLSPALARKIMRRL; encoded by the coding sequence ATGAAAGTAAACGGCAAGACAGTGCTGCTGACCGGCGGCAGCGCAGGCATCGGGCGCGAGATTGCGCGGCAGTTGAAGGCCAAGGGCGCAAGCGTCATCCTCACCGGACGCGATCCTTCGCGGCTGGACACAATGCGGGCCGAGGGGTTCGAGGCGATTGCAGCTGACCTTTCGAACGCCGCCGGGGTTGATGCGCTGGTCGCGGCGCTGGGCGATCGGCCCATCGACATTCTCATCAACAACGCCGGGTTGGGCGTGCCGCACGATGTCCGCAGTGAAATGCCTGATCCGGATGCGGCGGATGGTTGCCTCTATGCCAACCTCTCGGCGCCGGTCCGGCTGATCAGCGCGTTGCTCCCGCGCCTGCGTGCGCGCCCTGAAGCTGCGATCATCAACGTGACGAGCGGTCTTGCCATCGCGCCCAATACCGCAAGTTCGGTCTATTGTGCGAGCAAGGCGGGGCTGCGCAGCTTCACCATGGCGCTGCGCGCGCAGCTGGCAGGCGAGCCGATCCACGTGATCGAAGCTCTGCCGCCGCTGGTCGACACCCAGATGACTGCGGGCCGCGGCAAGAACAAGATGCCACCGGAAGAGTGTGCCCGCCAGATCATCGCCGCTCTCGAGAACGGCCACGACGAGGCTAATGTCGGCATGGTGAAGGTGCTGCGCGCGGTCTATTCGCTCTCCCCCGCGCTGGCGCGCAAGATAATGCGGCGGCTCTAG
- a CDS encoding NAD(P)/FAD-dependent oxidoreductase has product MRTADVLVVGGGIAGLSVAARLAGQARVVVVEGESAPGYHASGRSVAFAHYGLGNEPVRALTALSMAELAEHGSVHPALHIASIGEIAALDALEDVHREYGCDFARIGCDEARALMPALRPEACVAALVDHGSLKLDTNAMLQAHAASLKAAGGTLVTGARVHAIAREGDGWRVATAAGDVAAPILVNAAGAWADVIAQMAGVTPIGLQPRRRTVISFAAPEGEDVRTWPFTKTVGEGFYLLPEGRGQLLASSMDQTPSEPCDAAAEELDIAIAADRVEQATTLPIRRISHSWAGLRSFAPDELPVIGEAAGAPGFIWCAGQGGAGFQTAPALSAIAAAATLGLPFPDDCLRAGLTPETFAPARLGA; this is encoded by the coding sequence ATGCGGACGGCGGATGTGCTGGTGGTGGGCGGCGGGATCGCAGGGTTATCGGTCGCGGCACGGCTGGCCGGGCAGGCGCGCGTGGTGGTTGTGGAGGGCGAGAGCGCGCCCGGATACCACGCCTCGGGCCGCTCGGTAGCTTTCGCGCATTACGGGTTGGGCAATGAACCGGTTCGTGCGCTCACCGCGCTGAGCATGGCGGAACTGGCGGAGCACGGCAGCGTGCACCCGGCGCTGCATATCGCCAGCATCGGCGAGATCGCGGCGCTGGATGCGCTGGAGGATGTCCACCGCGAGTACGGCTGCGACTTCGCCCGCATCGGCTGCGATGAGGCGCGCGCGCTGATGCCAGCCTTGCGGCCAGAGGCTTGCGTGGCCGCGCTGGTCGACCACGGTTCGCTGAAGCTCGATACCAACGCGATGCTGCAAGCCCACGCCGCAAGCTTGAAGGCGGCAGGCGGAACGCTGGTGACGGGAGCGCGGGTTCACGCGATTGCGCGGGAGGGTGACGGCTGGCGGGTCGCAACCGCCGCAGGTGACGTCGCCGCCCCGATCCTTGTGAACGCCGCCGGAGCCTGGGCGGATGTCATTGCGCAGATGGCAGGCGTCACCCCCATCGGCCTCCAGCCGCGCCGCCGCACCGTCATCAGCTTCGCCGCGCCCGAGGGCGAGGATGTGCGGACGTGGCCCTTCACCAAGACTGTCGGCGAAGGCTTCTACCTGCTGCCCGAAGGCCGCGGGCAATTGCTGGCATCATCGATGGATCAGACGCCGTCAGAGCCGTGTGATGCGGCGGCCGAGGAACTCGACATCGCTATCGCCGCGGACCGCGTGGAGCAGGCCACCACCCTCCCCATCCGCCGCATCAGCCACAGCTGGGCGGGCCTGCGCAGTTTCGCGCCGGACGAATTGCCGGTGATCGGCGAAGCGGCAGGGGCACCCGGCTTCATCTGGTGCGCCGGGCAAGGCGGCGCTGGCTTCCAGACCGCACCCGCCCTGTCAGCGATAGCGGCGGCGGCCACGCTCGGACTGCCATTCCCCGATGATTGCCTGCGTGCAGGCCTCACGCCGGAGACTTTCGCCCCCGCGCGCCTCGGCGCCTAG
- a CDS encoding acyl-CoA carboxylase subunit beta — MSANIAEMERRREAARMGGGQKRIDAQHAKGKLTARERLDVLLDEGSFEEVDAYVEHDCTDFGMETQKIPGDGVVTGSGTINGRLVYVFSQDFTVFGGSLSKRHAEKICKVMDTALKVGAPVIGLNDSGGARIQEGVASLGGYAEVFQRNVLASGVVPQISLIMGPCAGGAVYSPAMTDFIFMVKDSSYMFVTGPEVVKTVTNEVVTQEELGGAITHTTKTSVADLAYENDVEALLATRRFVDFLPLSNREGVPELPTSDPWDRIDNSLDTLIPDNANQPYDMHEVIAKVLDEGDFFEIQPMHAGNILCGFGRVEGRTVGVVANQPMVLAGVLDINSSKKAARFVRFCDAFEIPILTFVDVPGFLPGTAQELGGIIKHGAKLLFAYAEATVPKITVITRKAYGGAYDVMASKHLRGDLNYAWPTAEIAVMGAKGAVEIIFRQDRDNPEKIAEKTKEYEDRFANPFVAAQRGYIDEVIHPHSTRRRIALGLRKLRTKQLENPWKKHDNIPL; from the coding sequence TTGTCCGCCAATATCGCCGAAATGGAACGCCGCCGCGAAGCTGCCCGGATGGGGGGCGGCCAGAAGCGCATCGACGCCCAGCACGCCAAGGGCAAGCTGACCGCGCGCGAACGGCTCGACGTGCTGCTCGATGAAGGTAGCTTCGAAGAGGTCGACGCCTATGTCGAACATGACTGCACCGATTTCGGGATGGAGACGCAGAAGATCCCCGGCGACGGGGTGGTGACCGGCAGCGGCACCATCAACGGGCGGTTGGTCTATGTGTTCAGCCAGGATTTCACCGTGTTCGGCGGCTCGCTGTCGAAGCGCCATGCCGAGAAGATCTGCAAGGTGATGGACACCGCGCTGAAGGTTGGCGCGCCGGTCATCGGCCTCAACGATTCGGGCGGCGCGCGGATTCAGGAGGGCGTGGCGAGCCTCGGCGGCTATGCCGAGGTGTTCCAGCGCAATGTGCTCGCATCCGGCGTCGTGCCGCAGATCAGCCTAATCATGGGGCCGTGCGCGGGCGGGGCGGTCTATTCGCCCGCCATGACCGACTTCATCTTCATGGTGAAGGATTCGAGCTACATGTTCGTCACCGGACCCGAGGTGGTGAAGACCGTCACCAACGAAGTCGTGACGCAGGAAGAACTGGGCGGGGCGATCACCCACACCACCAAGACCTCTGTTGCCGACCTCGCCTACGAGAACGATGTCGAGGCGCTGCTGGCGACCCGTCGTTTCGTGGACTTCCTGCCGCTCTCCAACCGCGAGGGCGTGCCCGAACTGCCCACCAGTGACCCGTGGGACCGGATCGACAACAGCCTCGACACGCTGATCCCCGATAACGCCAACCAGCCCTATGACATGCACGAAGTCATCGCCAAGGTGCTGGACGAAGGCGATTTTTTCGAGATCCAGCCGATGCACGCGGGCAATATCCTGTGCGGTTTCGGCCGGGTGGAAGGGCGCACCGTGGGCGTGGTGGCCAACCAGCCGATGGTGCTGGCGGGCGTGCTCGACATCAACTCGTCCAAGAAAGCCGCGCGCTTCGTGCGGTTCTGCGATGCGTTTGAAATCCCGATCCTGACCTTCGTCGACGTCCCCGGCTTCCTCCCCGGCACCGCGCAGGAGTTGGGCGGGATCATCAAGCACGGCGCAAAACTGCTGTTCGCCTATGCCGAAGCGACCGTGCCCAAGATCACCGTCATCACCCGCAAGGCATACGGCGGGGCCTATGACGTGATGGCCTCCAAGCACCTGCGCGGTGACTTGAACTATGCCTGGCCCACAGCAGAAATCGCGGTGATGGGCGCCAAGGGCGCGGTGGAGATCATCTTCCGCCAGGACCGCGACAACCCCGAGAAGATCGCCGAGAAGACCAAGGAATACGAAGACCGCTTCGCCAACCCCTTCGTCGCGGCGCAGCGCGGCTATATCGACGAGGTGATCCACCCGCACTCGACGCGGCGGCGGATTGCGCTGGGGCTAAGGAAGTTGCGGACGAAGCAGCTGGAGAACCCTTGGAAGAAGCATGACAACATTCCGCTGTAA
- the mce gene encoding methylmalonyl-CoA epimerase: MKLGRLNHIGVATPSIADSIAFYRDVMGATKIHTPFDLEEQGVKVCFVDTPGADGAMNGTQIELIEPLGENSTLAGFLAKNPLGGQHHLCFEVPDIAEARSEFEALGKRILGLTRIGAHGTPIFFVHPKDMGGMLTEIMETPKDGTHWSD; this comes from the coding sequence GTGAAGCTGGGAAGACTGAACCACATAGGGGTCGCCACGCCCTCCATTGCGGACTCGATCGCGTTCTACCGCGACGTCATGGGCGCGACGAAGATCCACACGCCGTTCGACCTTGAGGAGCAGGGCGTGAAGGTCTGCTTCGTCGACACCCCCGGCGCGGACGGTGCGATGAACGGAACGCAAATCGAGCTGATCGAGCCGCTGGGCGAGAACTCCACGCTCGCAGGCTTCCTCGCCAAGAACCCCTTGGGCGGGCAGCATCACCTGTGCTTCGAAGTGCCCGACATCGCCGAGGCGCGCTCCGAGTTCGAGGCGCTCGGCAAGCGCATCCTCGGCCTCACCCGCATCGGCGCGCACGGGACCCCTATCTTTTTCGTCCATCCCAAGGACATGGGCGGCATGCTTACCGAGATCATGGAAACGCCGAAGGACGGCACCCACTGGTCTGATTGA
- a CDS encoding enoyl-CoA hydratase-related protein, with product MSYETIRVDREGPLLTITLNRPERLNAMPPAMADELGQAFYDLGDARAVLITGEGKGFCSGADLSARGSGSALGGKGGSHEALINHYNPAVSQLIRASVPVICAVNGPAAGVGCSLALAADFTIAAKSAYFLQAFVNIGLVPDGGSTWLLARAIGRARATRMMMLGEKISGTQAEEWGLIYKCVEDADLMTEARALAEKLANGPTVAYATMKRNIATAMDQNLQMVLLAEAEGQRIAGATKDAMEGGMAFLQKRKAEFKGE from the coding sequence ATGTCCTACGAAACCATCCGCGTCGACCGTGAAGGCCCGCTGCTCACCATCACCCTCAACCGCCCCGAGCGGCTCAATGCCATGCCGCCCGCGATGGCGGACGAGCTGGGGCAGGCGTTCTACGATCTGGGCGACGCGCGCGCGGTGCTGATCACGGGGGAGGGCAAGGGCTTTTGCTCAGGCGCGGACCTTTCGGCGCGCGGCTCCGGCTCGGCGCTGGGCGGCAAGGGCGGCAGCCATGAGGCGCTGATCAATCACTATAACCCCGCAGTCAGCCAACTGATCCGCGCGAGCGTGCCGGTGATCTGCGCGGTCAACGGCCCGGCGGCGGGCGTCGGCTGCTCGCTCGCCTTGGCTGCCGATTTCACCATCGCCGCCAAGAGCGCCTATTTCCTGCAAGCCTTCGTGAACATCGGCCTCGTGCCCGATGGGGGATCGACCTGGCTGCTCGCCCGCGCCATCGGCCGCGCGCGCGCCACGCGGATGATGATGCTGGGCGAGAAGATCAGCGGCACGCAGGCCGAGGAATGGGGCCTCATCTACAAGTGCGTCGAGGATGCCGACCTCATGACCGAAGCCCGCGCGCTGGCCGAGAAGCTGGCGAACGGGCCGACGGTCGCCTACGCCACGATGAAGCGCAACATCGCCACCGCGATGGACCAGAACCTCCAGATGGTGCTGCTCGCCGAGGCCGAGGGCCAGCGGATTGCGGGCGCGACGAAGGACGCGATGGAGGGCGGCATGGCCTTCCTCCAGAAGCGGAAAGCCGAGTTTAAGGGGGAGTAA